In Monodelphis domestica isolate mMonDom1 chromosome 4, mMonDom1.pri, whole genome shotgun sequence, one DNA window encodes the following:
- the LOC100018470 gene encoding F-box only protein 44, translating into MLGVSKRRCRDPQRTHSVGTMATINELPNNILLELFSLLPARELLLHCRPVCSLWRDLIDLVSLWKRKCQREGFIPKKWGQPVSDWKVFYFLCSLQRNLIRNPCAEEGFEFWTLDVNGGDEWKVEDLPGDHGRVFPNSHVKKYFVTSYYTCLKSQLVDLKAEGYWEELMDRTRPDIVVKDWFAARQDCGCKYQVCVQLLSSGHVPLGTFQPDPVAIQQWSDAKWREVTHTFSNYPPGVRYIWFQHGGVDTHYWAGWYGPRVTNSSITIGPELT; encoded by the exons ATGCTGGGGGTCTCCAAACGGCGTTGTCGAG ATCCCCAGCGCACCCACAGTGTTGGAACCATGGCTACCATCAACGAGTTGCCCAATAACATCCTCCTGGAATTGTTCTCCCTGCTCCCTGCCCGGGAGCTGCTGCTGCATTGCCGGCCCGTCTGCAGCCTGTGGCGGGACCTCATCGACCTGGTGTCCCTGTGGAAACGCAAGTGCCAGCGAGAGGGCTTCATCCCCAAGAAGTGGGGCCAGCCTGTGTCCGACTGGAAGGTTTTCTACTTCCTCTGCAGCCTCCAGAGGAACCTGATCCGCAACCCCTGTGCTGAAG AGGGATTTGAGTTCTGGACCCTGGATGTGAATGGAGGAGATGAATGGAAGGTGGAAGACTTGCCAGGGGACCACGGCAGGGTGTTCCCCAACTCCCATGTCAAGAAATACTTTGTCACATCTTATTA TACCTGCCTCAAGTCTCAACTAGTGGACCTGAAAGCTGAAGGATACTGGGAAGAGCTAATGGACAGGACCAGGCCAGACATCGTGGTCAAGGACTG GTTTGCTGCCAGACAAGACTGTGGCTGCAAGTATCAGGTCTGTGTACAACTTCTTTCTTCGGGACATGTGCCCCTGGGCACCTTCCAGCCAGATCCAGTCGCCATCCAGCAGTGGAGTGATGCCAAGTGGAGAGAG gTCACCCACACCTTCTCCAACTACCCACCTGGGGTCCGCTATATCTGGTTTCAGCATGGAGGAGTGGACACACATTACTGGGCTGGCTGGTATGGACCCCGTGTCACCAACAGCAGCATCACCATCGGTCCTGAGCTGACCTGA